GTGGAATGGGTGCAGGGCCTGGGTGTGGAGATCCGTTGGGGCCATGAGGTCGTCGACCTCGAGCCGGGTTCCGACGGCGTCACCCTGGACATCGCGTCGGCATCGGGCAACTACCGGCTTCCGGCCACCTACCTCGTCGGCGCCGACGGCGGCCGCAGCCAGGTCAGGAAGAAAGTCGGCATCGAGTTTCCCGGGCTGACCACCGACGTGATCGCCCGGGTGGCGCACGTCAGGCTGCCCGACGAGCTGCGCACCGGGCTCGGCGGCATCGATATCCCAGGTGTCGGCCGGATTCCGTTCGGGCACAACCGCTTCGACGGCGGCGTGCTCATCTACGCGGAATTCCAGCCGGGGCGCTCGATGCTCGGGACCATCGAGTACGGTTCCACCCTGCCCGACGACGCGCCGGCACTGACCATCGACGAACTGCGAGCCAGCGCCAAGCGGGTGATCGGTGCCGATCTGCCGATCGAGCCTCCGGACGGGCCCGGCCCACACGCATTGCGGCGGATCAACGGCCAGAACACCCGTCAGGCGGCGCAGTACCGCGCGGGGAATGTGTTCCTGGTGGGCGACGCGGCGCATGTGCACTCGGCCATGGGTGGGCCCGGGCTGAATTTGGGAATGCAGGATGCGATGAACCTGGGCTGGAAACTGGCCGCTGCCGTGCAGGGTTGGGCGCCGGCCGGCCTGCTGGACAGCTATCACAGTGAGCGGTGGCCGGCCGGGCAACGGGTGATGATGCACTCCATGGCGCAGGCCGCACTGATGGCCTCCGGCCCCGAAGTCAGCGCGCTCCGCACGCTTTTCGGTGAGCTGCTCGCGACTCCGGATGGTTCCGCGCACATCGCCGGGCTGCTCTCCGGGTCCGACGTCCGTTACGACGTCGGCGACGAACACCGGCTGTCCGGATATTTCGTTCCCGATTTCGTGCTCGACGACGGCCGCCGGGTTGCGGAGTTGCTGCGCTCGGGCCGGCCGGTCCTGCTCGACCTGTCGGGTGGCAAGCACGCCGCCGCGGCGCAGGGTTGGCGTGATCGCGTCGATGTCGCGGTGTCGTCGGCCGACGGTCCAGCCGCGGCCCTGCTGATCCGGCCCGATGGCCATATCGCCTGGGCTGTGGACGAATTCACCGAGGCCGATCCGGTGCGTCTCCGTGCTGCGCTGGAGCGCTGGTTCGGGTGCGAAACGAGCCTGGCCGAGCTCAGCGCCTGAGCGCGCGGCGCAGGACGCCGGGGTTTCGTACCAGCTTGGGCCCCAGCGCGAGCGCGAACACCGTGGTCGCCGGCCACGGCCGCAGGTGTGGGCGCAACCGACGGATCTGGCCGTGGTCGTCGAGTTCGAGCACGAGCGCGTCGGTGATGGTGGTGCCCGCGACCCGGCCGTCGCTGACGGCGACACGTGTTGCGCCCTCGCCGATGACCGGCTGCCAGGTCAGCTCCTTCAGCCCGCCGTACACCGTGGTGAGCAGCGCCCGAAGGTCGTCGTGACCACGGAAGACCATTCTTCCGGACAGTGGGGAGACGAGTTCTGCGTCCGGGGCCAGCGTCGTCATGAGTTGGTCGATGTCGTTGGCGCGGGTGGCCGCACAGAACGCGGTAACCGAGTCGGTGGTAGCTGTCATTCGCCGTGCCCTTCGCGTCGCTTGCGATTTGCAATCCACTTAACGCTAGTTCATTGCTAATTGCAATGGACTAGGGTGGCGGTGTGCCCAAGCAGTCCTTCAGCGACATCGCGTGCTCGATCGCGCGGGCCGTCGATGTGGTCGGTCAACGCTGGACCCCGTTGATCCTGCGTGACCTGTTCGCCGGGTTGGCGCGGTTCGAGGACATCCGTCGGGACCTGGGTATCGCGTCGAACATCCTGGCCGCCCGTCTCGACGAGCTCGAAGGTCACGGGATCGTGGAACGCCGGCAGTACCAGAGCGCACCGCCGCGCCATGAGTACGTTCTGACCGACAAGGGGCGCGATCTCTATCCGGTGATCGTGATGCTGCTCGCCTGGGGCGACAAGTGGCAGACCGGCGCCGACGGGCCTCCCGCGCTACTCGTCCACACCGAATGTGGTTGCGTCACAACGGCAAAAGCGGTCTGTGTCGAGTGCGGTGGCGAACTCCGTGCCGACACGGTGAGCGTGACGGCCGGGCCGGGTGCGAGGCCCGGCCCCGGCACGGCCGTGATCGGGGAGTTCCTCCAGGGCACTCAGGCGAGCGTGGCCCCGATGCAGACCGTCACGTAGGGCAGCGCCAGCCCCGACGAATTGGCCAGCGCCGGATGGGTGGCCAGCAGTTCGCGGACCTGTTCCAAGGTGCGGGTGCGCACCTGTTCGGGTGAGGTGATGCAGTAGCTGCGGGAGGCCACCAGATCGATGAGTGCCTGGGGCGTCAGGTAACTCGTCCACTCCACCTGGTGACGCTCGATCTCGCCGAACGGGGCGGCCAGGGTCACCTCGTTGTTGAACGGATCGTGCTCGGGACCGATGATGTGGCCCAGATCCTTCACCCAGCCCAACCGCTCGTCGCGAGTGTTCCACACCAGCCCGAGCCGGCCGCCGGGGCGCAGCACCCGGCTGACTTCCTTCACCGCCCGCTCGGGGTCGAACCAGTGCCAGGCCTGCGCCACCAGGACCGCGTCGACGCTGTTGTCGGCCAACGGGATCTCCTCGGCGGTGCCCAGCAGCGCCG
The genomic region above belongs to Mycolicibacterium sp. HK-90 and contains:
- a CDS encoding FAD-dependent monooxygenase, with translation MKDQVDVVISGAGPNGLLVAGELALAGVRPVVLERLSEPSAELKANGIVGQANRVLDLRGLYQTLSDSDAAPEPMDGYIFAGMQVPFADVVDNPMYGMLIQQPRVVRQLVEWVQGLGVEIRWGHEVVDLEPGSDGVTLDIASASGNYRLPATYLVGADGGRSQVRKKVGIEFPGLTTDVIARVAHVRLPDELRTGLGGIDIPGVGRIPFGHNRFDGGVLIYAEFQPGRSMLGTIEYGSTLPDDAPALTIDELRASAKRVIGADLPIEPPDGPGPHALRRINGQNTRQAAQYRAGNVFLVGDAAHVHSAMGGPGLNLGMQDAMNLGWKLAAAVQGWAPAGLLDSYHSERWPAGQRVMMHSMAQAALMASGPEVSALRTLFGELLATPDGSAHIAGLLSGSDVRYDVGDEHRLSGYFVPDFVLDDGRRVAELLRSGRPVLLDLSGGKHAAAAQGWRDRVDVAVSSADGPAAALLIRPDGHIAWAVDEFTEADPVRLRAALERWFGCETSLAELSA
- a CDS encoding nuclear transport factor 2 family protein; translated protein: MTATTDSVTAFCAATRANDIDQLMTTLAPDAELVSPLSGRMVFRGHDDLRALLTTVYGGLKELTWQPVIGEGATRVAVSDGRVAGTTITDALVLELDDHGQIRRLRPHLRPWPATTVFALALGPKLVRNPGVLRRALRR
- a CDS encoding helix-turn-helix domain-containing protein, which translates into the protein MPKQSFSDIACSIARAVDVVGQRWTPLILRDLFAGLARFEDIRRDLGIASNILAARLDELEGHGIVERRQYQSAPPRHEYVLTDKGRDLYPVIVMLLAWGDKWQTGADGPPALLVHTECGCVTTAKAVCVECGGELRADTVSVTAGPGARPGPGTAVIGEFLQGTQASVAPMQTVT
- a CDS encoding class I SAM-dependent methyltransferase codes for the protein MNSPKQRSLSFGSEAAAYERGRPSYPPEAIDWLLPDGAHDVLDLGAGTGKLTTRLVERGLDVIAVDPIPEMLELLSNSLPDTPALLGTAEEIPLADNSVDAVLVAQAWHWFDPERAVKEVSRVLRPGGRLGLVWNTRDERLGWVKDLGHIIGPEHDPFNNEVTLAAPFGEIERHQVEWTSYLTPQALIDLVASRSYCITSPEQVRTRTLEQVRELLATHPALANSSGLALPYVTVCIGATLA